The following proteins are encoded in a genomic region of Sebastes fasciatus isolate fSebFas1 chromosome 14, fSebFas1.pri, whole genome shotgun sequence:
- the LOC141781869 gene encoding asialoglycoprotein receptor 2-like, whose product MFSSACYLLSGGTGSWDEGREDCRNRGAHLVMIDSAKEQTFVAGLTQRDSWIGLNDKDVEGTWKWIDGTPLTLMNWAKTQPDNGGGDPRWGEEDCAYIGPETTQWNDWSCETVMSWICEKIA is encoded by the exons ATGTTCAGTTCAGCCTGTTACCTCCTCTCTGGTGGGACTGGTTCCTGGGATGAAGGCAGAGAGGACTGCAGAAACAGAGGAGCACATCTGGTGATGATTGACAGCGCTAAAGAGCAG ACGTTTGTTGCTGGGCTCACCCAGAGAGACAGTTGGATTGGTTTGAATGACAAAGATGTGGAGGGGACCTGGAAATGGATCGATGGAACTCCACTGACTCTGAT GAACTGGGCGAAGACCCAGCCGGATAATGGTGGTGGAGATCCAAGGTGGGGTGAAGAGGACTGTGCATATATCGGACCTGAAACCACTCAGTGGAATGACTGGTCGTGTGAAACTGTTATGTCGTGGATCTGTGAGAAAATAGCTTAA
- the LOC141781867 gene encoding C-type lectin domain family 10 member A-like isoform X4 codes for MEEIYANVEYDKPVDPGPSTNPTGRRSSERRFHGAVVLCLGLLSVFLLAGLIGLSVHYSGRDADLSTINANLTERLQASDNKLSSVSAERDLLNASLTEMTKELDRLQSLSKENKTCPAGWTMFSSACYLLSGGTGTWDEGREDCRSRGAHLVMIDSTKEQTFVAGLTQRDTWIGLNDKDVEGTWKWIDGTPLTVMNWAWKQPDNGGGDPKFGEEDCAHIRAETTEWNDVSCETDLSWICEKIA; via the exons ATGGAAGAAATCTACGCCAATGTTGAATATGACAAGCCTGTTGACCCAGGACCTTCAACCAATCCCACAG GTCGCAGGAGCTCAGAGAGGAGATTTCATGGAGCTGTTGTTCTCTGTCTGGGGCTGTTGAGTGTTTTCCTGCTGGCTGGACTCATCGGCCTCAGTGTCCACT ACTCAGGACGTGATGCAGATCTGTCCACTATCAACGCCAACCTGACTGAGCGTCTCCAGGCCAGCGATAACAAGCTGTCCTCCgtgtctgcagagagagacCTGCTGAACGCCAGCCTCACTGAAATGACTAAAGAGTTGGACAGGCTTCAGAGTTTGTCCAAAGAGA ATAAAACGTGTCCTGCAGGATGGACGATGTTCAGTTCAGCCTGTTACCTCCTCTCTGGTGGGACTGGTACCTGGGATGAAGGCAGAGAGGACTGCAGAAGCAGAGGAGCACATCTGGTGATGATTGACAGCACTAAAGAGCAG ACGTTTGTTGCTGGGCTCACCCAGAGAGACACTTGGATTGGTTTGAATGACAAAGATGTGGAGGGGACCTGGAAATGGATCGATGGAACTCCACTGACTGTGAT GAACTGGGCGTGGAAACAGCCGGATAATGGTGGTGGAGATCCAAAGTTCGGTGAAGAGGACTGTGCACATATCAGAGCTGAAACCACTGAATGGAATGACGTGTCGTGTGAAACTGATCTGTCGTGGATCTGTGAGAAAATAGCTTAA